CCGTTTTTATCAAGGCTTAAAGGGTCGGCGTCGTATATGTCAATAAGCATCTGAGCCTGAAGCAGAGCCGTGGATTTCGCATCTGTTCCCACATAGTAAATGTTCTCCCCGCGCAGTATATCTTCATAAACCGGCTCCCTGTTGAAAAAAACAATCGGTATGCCCTCGGCCGTTGCGCTGTCTATAATTGAAGAAGCGTCTGTCCTGTCAACTATATTAACGCATATTACATCGTAGCCCAGGGAAATATATCTTTTAATCTGCTCATTTTGCGTGCGCTGACTGCTTTTTGCCGCAGAAACGTCGAGATTTATTTTTACACCCGTTTCCTGCTCGTACTCCCTTGCGCTTTCTTCCATATATTTTACGATTTCGGCAACGAACGCGTCATTACTTTTATAAACAGAAACGCCGATTTTTATACCCTTATTTTCCTCTTTTTTTCTTTCCTGAATATTTACGGCGCAAAAAATTATCAAAACAGCCGCCGCAACGGCAGCGGCGGAAAATATATGCCTGCTTTTTAAACCCCCCAAAACTATCAGCCCCTTTAATATATAGGAAAAAGTATCGTTTCATTTTCTTTTGTATACATATTGTTTTTGTCGGCGATTATGTATCCCGCCTGAAATTCGCCGAAACTGCCTTTTCCGGATATAAGCGAAATAATATCCTCCACGGCGATATATCCCGCGCTGTATGAATCATAAACGGCCGTGGCGTTTACATGCCCGCTTTCAACATGCCGCCTTAAAACCCCGCTGAAGCCGACGCCGTATACCGGCAGCGGCTTTTCCAGTTTCTCATTTGCCGCCGCCAAAGCTTCGAGCGTTTTTATTTCAGGCGTTATCACAATATTTCCTCCCTGGGCAGAAAGTCCGTTTAAAAGCGTCTGCGCTTCGTCCGCGCCGCCTAGGCTGACCCTGGAGGCTTCAACGTCGTTTTCCCGGCAAACATCAAGCATAACACGGCACATTTTTTCTCCGCCAGTTTTATTTTTTTCCGCCGTAACCACAGTAACATGCCCGTCTGTGCCGTTTTCTTTGATAAGCCTTTCTGTTATGCTTTTCGCCATGCCTTCATAGTCCGGGCACAGCCCGCCGTATATCCTCGGCGAATCTACGGGACTGCCGACCACAAAAATCGGTATGCCCGCCGGGGCTTTCTCAAGCATTTCCTCAAGTATATTCCCGTTCTCCGCCGAAATTATAAACCCCTGCGCGCCTGCCTCCGCTTCCCTCAAGAGCAGTTCCGTCTGCATATACGGCCTGCTGTCGCTGTAAAGCGTTACAAAATTTATGTCTACATTATATCTCAGCGCGGCTTCATCCATGCCTATCCTGAAATTTTCAAAACCGCTTCCATCCTCGTTGTCAATAAGAACTGATACGTTATACACAGGTATTTTCTTTTCCTTTATGATAACGTCGGTTGAAGACGCAAGGAAAAGCGCGACAAGGAGAACGGCGGACACAGAAAGCCATGCCAAAGCCTTTTTATTCATGTCCTTCCGCCTCCATTTCCTTCATTTTTTCGTATGGCACGGCCGGAAGCCGTATAAATACCTTTGTGCCCTCATCCGGCTCGCTTTCTATATCAAGCCCATAATCCGGGCCGAAAAGCAGGCGTATCCTTTCCTGTACGTTCCTTACGCCCATACCGGAACCTTTTTTTGAAGGCACAGTTTCGCCTTTTAAAAGCGCGCCGCATACTTCTTTTGTCATTCCGCATCCGTTATCTTCAACCATAAACGTAAGAACGCCGTTTTCTTCCCATGCCTTAATCTGTATCCTTCCGTCGCCGTCCATAAATTCCATCGCATGATATATGGCGTTTTCAACGACAGGCTGAAGTATAAGCTTATTAGTGCCTAGGGTTTCAACGTCCTCATCAGCCTCAAAACCGTATGTAAACCTGTTTTTAAATCGCATATCCTGTATCATAAGGTAGTTCTTTACATGTTCAATTTCATCTTTCACGGGTATTATGTTTTTGCCGCGGCTCAGGCTTATCCTGAAAAACCGGGCTAACGCCGTAACCGCCCTTACAGCCTCGGCCTTTTTCTCATTTTCAATCATCCATACGATTATATCGAGGGTGTTATAAAGGAAATGAGGATTGATCTGGTTTTGAAGCGCCGTAAGCTCACTTTTGCGTTTTGCTTCATGCTCCGCCACAATATCGGCCATAAGTATCTTTATGTGTCCGGCCATATTGCCGATTGAATTGCCTAGCCGCCGCACTTCATAAAACCCTTCCGCTTTAATGGGCGCATCCCAGTCGCCGTATTCAAACCCCTTTACGGATTCTTCAAGCTCTTTTATCGGCGCGGCTACCTTCCCCGATATATATGAGTTTATAAGTATGAGGGCAGTCAGGAGAAAAAGAGCCATAAAAGCTACAAAAAGGTTGCTTTTGACAGCGCTAAGCTCCACGGTGTTCTGCGGCGTTACGCCTATAAGCTTCCAGCCGGTATATCCTATTGTTTTAACGGTTATGTCCCTTTTCTGCCCCATAAAAACTTCCGAATAATTCCCGTCGCGGTATGACGCGGCCGCCTTATTGTTTTCGGCCGCCTGTCCGCTTGAAATAAGCTGCTGAAGCGGATGATACAATATTTCTCCTTTGCTGTCTATAAGATAAATATACGCGTCGTCCCCCAAAAGCACGCCGCTTAAAATGTCAGAAAGGCCGCTGTAACGCATGTTTATAACAAGTATCCCCGTCTGCGCGGCGTTTCCTCTGGTTATTTCAACAGCGCGGCTTAAAGGTATGACCCATGTATAATCCGTTGAACCGCCGGCAAATATATGGGAAACCTCCGGGCTTGAAAAATGCATATTTTCCCTTCCCAAAATTGCGGCTTTATACCACTGTTCATTTTTAATGTCAATGTCCCTTTTAAGGGTTGCCGCCGGCGCCGCGTCCAAAAGCTCCCCTCCGACGGTTAAAACCGCAATGCTTTCGATGTTGTCTTTATTTGTTTCGTAAAGAAGCTGGAGTGAGGTTCCTATTGATTCCTTTGAAAAATCAGTTTTTTTGATGACGCTGTAATATATCGTATCGGAAACTTTCATAACGCCTCGAAGATACGAACTGCAATTTGACGAAACCTGCTCCAAAAGCGACTGGTTCTCCTCGCGTATAGTCTGCTGCGCCTGAGCCGAAAAGCGGCCGTAAAAAGAAAGCCCTGCCAAAATAACCGCGGCAAGGGCCGTTAATGTGAATGAAAGCCATATAACCTGGCTTAAGCCTATATTTTCCCGATAGCCCGCGCATCTTTTTTTAAGGCTTTCATACAAACTACGCATAAAAACTCACTTTCCCCTGTATTTGTTAGGTGAAACGCCGTACTTTTTTTTGAATACATATCCGAAATAATTCGGTTCTTCATAGCCTGTCTGTTTCGCAATTACATAAGTTTTTTCGTCGGTTGTGCTTAAAAGCTCCGCCGCCTTTTCCAAACGTATGCCTGTCAGGTATGAAGTGTAGCTTTCGCCGACTTCCCTTTTAAACACAGTTGAAAAATATGTAGGGCTTATATGCAGATAGCCGCATATGGTTTCCAGCGACAGTTCGGGGTTTGCATAATTTTCTTTTATATATCTTTTGGCGTTTAATATCATGTTCTGCGTTGTATCCTGCCTTTCCGTGTTAAGGCTCCGGCTTATTTTCAGACAGACGTTAAGCAGCCATTTTTTAAGGGCAGAAAAATCCCTTATATTCGTAAGTATATCATAGTAATCGGCTTTTACGCCGAATATTTCCTCATGATCCAGCTCATAGCGCTGTATTATCTGCAATATAATGCTGAATACGCTTATAATATACGCCTGGGCGCTGTTGCGTGCCATCGCCGCGCCTTTCATATTATCGGCTATTTTTTCCGCACATTCGGCGATCGTTTTTTCACCGCCGAATTTAACGGCGTTTACAAGGTCGCTTTCCATTTTGCCGTCTATATAGATAGGCGTATTTTTAACGGGATGAACGTCGTTTATAAATATAGCGTCGCCTCCTCCGTCGGCAATACCGTACCCTACGGCTTCGGAAGCGTCGCCGAAGCTTAAATTAAGCGCCGCAAGCGAGTTTACATAACTTCCCACTCCTATTGTTATTTTTTGATTAAGTATCCTCCTGCTCTCACGGCATACTTGGCTTAGCCGGTTCATAACGCCCTGGAATTCGCTTTCATGATTAACGCCGACAAGAGCCACAAGCCCCGCATAGCTGTGGAAGCTTATAAAATTGCAGAAATTTTTCAAGTGGGAATCAAAAAGCCGCTTAACCGATATTGTTATAAGGCTTTCCGCTTCCGTGTCAAAGTTATTTTCCATAAATGAATCAATATTAATTTTTACCGCCGCCCAAAGCCCGGATTTTCCTATGTCAAGCCTATACTCTCTAATCAGGCTTTCGATTTGGTTTTCTTTTATGCCGCCCCTTAAAAGTGAATTTAAAAAATTCTCCCGTAAAACGGGAAGGCTTTTTTCATAACTTTCATTAAGGGCGTTAACGTCCTTAATCCTTGCGATTTCCCCGTCAAGCTGGAGCTTTATTTTTTTGAGTATGCCCGTAAGCTCTTCCGCGTTTACGGGCTTCAGTATATATTCGATTATATTAAGCTTAATAGCTTTCTTAGCATATTCAAAGTCGTCGAACCCCGAAAAGATTACCACCTTGACGGAAGGCTTATCACGCCTGAGCCTTTCGGCAAGCTGAAGTCCGTCCATATAAGGCATACGTATATCGGTAAGCACAACGTCAGGTTCCATCTGTTCTATTTTTTCCAGCGCGTCCTCTCCGTTTTCAGCGTCGCCGACAACGGTAAAACCTGTTTTAACCCAGTCTATTTTCTGTATAATGCTTGTACGGACTTCTTCTTCGTCGTCAACGAGAAGTATACGGTATGTGTTTACCATATAGTTTCCTCCCAAAATACCAAATGCATATATATAACATAATAACTTAAATTTCAGCTTTTTTCAACCCTTGTGAAATTGTACGCAAAGCTTAATTTTGCAAGGACACACAGTCCACGTCTTAAATAAATAAAAAACAGCCGCAAAACAACGCGGCTGTTTAAAACAATAATAAAACGTCGGCTGAAATTACTTTTCTTCAGGTTCCGCCTTAATTCTTGTTATTTCACCATTTTTATCAAACGTAATAGTTACCGTAACATAGTCGATATCGCTGGATTCCAAGGCATTTTTAAGGCCGCTGTAACTGTTGTTGAAACTTCCGCTTACTTTGAAATCAACGTCGTCGCTGTCATAATCGTATGTAACTTTACTTCCGCTTGAAAACTCAACCTTTATGCTTGAAGATTTAAGATCCGTCAGTTCGCCTTCGGCTGTTTTAACATAGCCGTCAAGCCTTGTGACTTCGTCGCTTTTGTTTAAGGTTATGTCGGCGTAAACAATTTTTCCGTCGTCGTGGACTATCTCCCTCAATTCGTCATAATCGGTTATCTCATCCTCATTGCCGTCCTTAACCCTTATCCTTATATCGTCTGCCTCGCCTTCAAAATCATATGTTTTGTTGCCGATTTTGACTCTTCGTTCAGATATGCTCTTGAGTTCCCCGCTGTCATCGCCGTCATCATCGTCGTCGTCATCGTCATCATCGTCTGACTCAACCCATACTTTGATTACTTCTCCGCTTTCAAACTCAAGTTTTACGCTGTCGCCCCTTTCAACGCGCTCTTTTATATAATCATAGTCCTTGCGCTTGTCTTCATAATAAAACGTCACATTGTCGCTGTCTTCGTCTTCAAAATCGTATTCAGCCGTACTCCCGCTGCTCTTTTCGATTTTGATGTATCTTTTTGTCATGCTGACATATTCGCCTCTTACCGTGCCGTCTTCGTCGTCCCCATCGCTTGAAATCCACACTTTAACGGCTTCGTCGTCGCCGTTGAGTTCAATCCTGACGCTTTCGCCTTTCTCCGCATTTTTCCTTATATAATCGTAATCGCGTTTCCTGTCCTCATAATAGAAGTCCGTATTGTCGCTGTCGTCATCCTCAAAATAGTAGTCCTGCGTTTTGCCGTTATCCTTTTTAATACGCACATACCTTGAATTGATTGAAGAAAACTCGCCTTTGACAACGTCGTCGGATTCTTCTTCTTTTGTTATAAGATCCGCTTTTTCAACATAATCGTCGTCATCGACAGTAAGTCTCACCGTATATCTGGACTTTGCCTTTGAATCAAATTTTGAATACGTCGTTTTATCCCCGTCAATATAAAATTTGCAGTTGTCTTTGTCC
This genomic window from Anaerotignum faecicola contains:
- a CDS encoding sensor histidine kinase is translated as MRSLYESLKKRCAGYRENIGLSQVIWLSFTLTALAAVILAGLSFYGRFSAQAQQTIREENQSLLEQVSSNCSSYLRGVMKVSDTIYYSVIKKTDFSKESIGTSLQLLYETNKDNIESIAVLTVGGELLDAAPAATLKRDIDIKNEQWYKAAILGRENMHFSSPEVSHIFAGGSTDYTWVIPLSRAVEITRGNAAQTGILVINMRYSGLSDILSGVLLGDDAYIYLIDSKGEILYHPLQQLISSGQAAENNKAAASYRDGNYSEVFMGQKRDITVKTIGYTGWKLIGVTPQNTVELSAVKSNLFVAFMALFLLTALILINSYISGKVAAPIKELEESVKGFEYGDWDAPIKAEGFYEVRRLGNSIGNMAGHIKILMADIVAEHEAKRKSELTALQNQINPHFLYNTLDIIVWMIENEKKAEAVRAVTALARFFRISLSRGKNIIPVKDEIEHVKNYLMIQDMRFKNRFTYGFEADEDVETLGTNKLILQPVVENAIYHAMEFMDGDGRIQIKAWEENGVLTFMVEDNGCGMTKEVCGALLKGETVPSKKGSGMGVRNVQERIRLLFGPDYGLDIESEPDEGTKVFIRLPAVPYEKMKEMEAEGHE
- a CDS encoding substrate-binding domain-containing protein — translated: MNKKALAWLSVSAVLLVALFLASSTDVIIKEKKIPVYNVSVLIDNEDGSGFENFRIGMDEAALRYNVDINFVTLYSDSRPYMQTELLLREAEAGAQGFIISAENGNILEEMLEKAPAGIPIFVVGSPVDSPRIYGGLCPDYEGMAKSITERLIKENGTDGHVTVVTAEKNKTGGEKMCRVMLDVCRENDVEASRVSLGGADEAQTLLNGLSAQGGNIVITPEIKTLEALAAANEKLEKPLPVYGVGFSGVLRRHVESGHVNATAVYDSYSAGYIAVEDIISLISGKGSFGEFQAGYIIADKNNMYTKENETILFPIY
- a CDS encoding galactose ABC transporter substrate-binding protein; the encoded protein is MGGLKSRHIFSAAAVAAAVLIIFCAVNIQERKKEENKGIKIGVSVYKSNDAFVAEIVKYMEESAREYEQETGVKINLDVSAAKSSQRTQNEQIKRYISLGYDVICVNIVDRTDASSIIDSATAEGIPIVFFNREPVYEDILRGENIYYVGTDAKSTALLQAQMLIDIYDADPLSLDKNGDGKLQYVMLEGETGHQDAIIRTDWSVQTVANHGITMEKLTGGAADWDKNQAAALMEQWIGTYGKSIEVVLCNNDEMALGAVNALEAAGMEETAVFGIDATEEGAEAVKDGRLLGTVNCNASYQGESIFGLAVSLGRYGRPPEDLPITDGRYIRSPIEIVKQ
- a CDS encoding response regulator — encoded protein: MVNTYRILLVDDEEEVRTSIIQKIDWVKTGFTVVGDAENGEDALEKIEQMEPDVVLTDIRMPYMDGLQLAERLRRDKPSVKVVIFSGFDDFEYAKKAIKLNIIEYILKPVNAEELTGILKKIKLQLDGEIARIKDVNALNESYEKSLPVLRENFLNSLLRGGIKENQIESLIREYRLDIGKSGLWAAVKINIDSFMENNFDTEAESLITISVKRLFDSHLKNFCNFISFHSYAGLVALVGVNHESEFQGVMNRLSQVCRESRRILNQKITIGVGSYVNSLAALNLSFGDASEAVGYGIADGGGDAIFINDVHPVKNTPIYIDGKMESDLVNAVKFGGEKTIAECAEKIADNMKGAAMARNSAQAYIISVFSIILQIIQRYELDHEEIFGVKADYYDILTNIRDFSALKKWLLNVCLKISRSLNTERQDTTQNMILNAKRYIKENYANPELSLETICGYLHISPTYFSTVFKREVGESYTSYLTGIRLEKAAELLSTTDEKTYVIAKQTGYEEPNYFGYVFKKKYGVSPNKYRGK